The Salmo trutta chromosome 6, fSalTru1.1, whole genome shotgun sequence genome has a window encoding:
- the LOC115195450 gene encoding acyl-coenzyme A thioesterase 9, mitochondrial isoform X1, with protein MLPRFCFLRSVASLTMRAFSRGPVSLQGKAPDMSEGNTHLLVSNVRNRLREIVGASTNWRDHQQALADRLSLSNQLAGSQDELPVRRMKDSYIEVHLPLGTDPTLREKYLNYHKGVRFGRILEDLDSLAVLICYSHTHNKALQRSPLSIVTALVDKIDMRKQVIHPDCDIKFTGHVTWVGKTSIEAKMHMSQYHDGAYTPVLDATFVMVARDPENKRAAFVNPLKPEGPEEEELFQQGEINKMRRIELSTASLLKVAPTAEERKIVHSLFLNTLDTKTVSFRSRVLPPNSVWMEDAKVKGLEICHPQERNIFNRIFGGFLMRKAYELGWANACAYGGCRPNLIAVDDILFQKPVEIGSLLLLSSQVCYTEGNYIQVRVHTEVLDPLTRHHNTTNVFHFTFVTDKDVPNIVPQSYGESMLYLDGKRHFNQTLESQ; from the exons ATGTTGCCGAG GTTCTGTTTTTTAAGATCGGTGGCGTCTCTGACAATGAGGGCGTTCTCCCGGGGCCCTGTGTCTCTGCAGGGGAAGGCCCCGGACATGTCTGAGG GGAATACTCACTTGCTAGTGTCAAATG TGCGAAACCGGCTGAGGGAGATTGTGGGAGCGTCCACTAACTGGAG GGACCACCAGCAGGCGTTAGCTGACCGTTTGTCGTTGTCCAATCAGCTGGCTGGTTCTCAAGATGAGCTTCCTGTCCGCAGGATGAAGGACAGCTACATAGAGGTCCACCTTCCCCTGGGCACAGACCCTACCCTTAGAGAGAAATACCTTAACTACCACAAAGGTGTCAG GTTTGGCCGTATCCTGGAGGATCTGGACAGTCTAGCAG tgttgATCTGTTACTCTCACACCCATAACAAGGCGCTTCAGAGATCTCCTCTGTCCATCGTCACTGCCCTGGTGGACAAAATAG ACATGAGGAAGCAAGTCATCCACCCTGACTGTGACATCAAGTTCACTGGTCACGTGACCTGGGTGGGGAAGACCTCCATCGAAGCCAAGATGCACATgtctcag TACCATGATGGGGCCTACACTCCAGTTCTGGATGCTACATTTGTTATGGTGGCCAGAGACCCTGAGAACAAGAG gGCAGCGTTTGTTAACCCTCTGAAACCAGAGGGGCCTGAGGAGGAGGAACTGTTTCAGCAGGGAGAGA TCAATAAGATGCGTCGTATAGAGCTGAGTACAGCGTCTCTACTGAAGGTGGCCCCTACTGCTGAGGAGAGGAAGATCGTACACAGCCTGTTCCTCAACACCCTGGACACCAA GACAGTGAGTTTCCGCAGCAGAGTTCTGCCTCCTAACTCCGTATGGATGGAGGACGCCAAAGTCAAAGGACTGGAGATCTGCCATccacag gagAGGAACATCTTTAACAGGATCTTTGGAGGGTTTCTGATGAGGAAAGCTTACGAGCTGGGCTGGGCTAACGCATGCGCCTACGG gggGTGTCGGCCTAACCTGATTGCCGTGGACGATATCCTCTTCCAGAAGCCTGTAGAAATTGGCTCCCTATTACTGCTCTcatcacag gtgTGTTACACAGAGGGGAACTACATTCAGGTCAGAGTTCATACAGAGGTCCTTGACCCCCTGACCCGGCATCACAACACCACTAACGTCTTCCACTTCACCTTCGTCACAGACAAAGACGTCCCCAACATAGTACCGCAGAGCTACGGAG agtCCATGTTGTACCTGGATGGGAAGAGACACTTTAACCAGACCCTGGAGTCTCAGTGA
- the LOC115195450 gene encoding acyl-coenzyme A thioesterase 9, mitochondrial isoform X2, with product MLPRFCFLRSVASLTMRAFSRGPVSLQGKAPDMSEVRNRLREIVGASTNWRDHQQALADRLSLSNQLAGSQDELPVRRMKDSYIEVHLPLGTDPTLREKYLNYHKGVRFGRILEDLDSLAVLICYSHTHNKALQRSPLSIVTALVDKIDMRKQVIHPDCDIKFTGHVTWVGKTSIEAKMHMSQYHDGAYTPVLDATFVMVARDPENKRAAFVNPLKPEGPEEEELFQQGEINKMRRIELSTASLLKVAPTAEERKIVHSLFLNTLDTKTVSFRSRVLPPNSVWMEDAKVKGLEICHPQERNIFNRIFGGFLMRKAYELGWANACAYGGCRPNLIAVDDILFQKPVEIGSLLLLSSQVCYTEGNYIQVRVHTEVLDPLTRHHNTTNVFHFTFVTDKDVPNIVPQSYGESMLYLDGKRHFNQTLESQ from the exons ATGTTGCCGAG GTTCTGTTTTTTAAGATCGGTGGCGTCTCTGACAATGAGGGCGTTCTCCCGGGGCCCTGTGTCTCTGCAGGGGAAGGCCCCGGACATGTCTGAGG TGCGAAACCGGCTGAGGGAGATTGTGGGAGCGTCCACTAACTGGAG GGACCACCAGCAGGCGTTAGCTGACCGTTTGTCGTTGTCCAATCAGCTGGCTGGTTCTCAAGATGAGCTTCCTGTCCGCAGGATGAAGGACAGCTACATAGAGGTCCACCTTCCCCTGGGCACAGACCCTACCCTTAGAGAGAAATACCTTAACTACCACAAAGGTGTCAG GTTTGGCCGTATCCTGGAGGATCTGGACAGTCTAGCAG tgttgATCTGTTACTCTCACACCCATAACAAGGCGCTTCAGAGATCTCCTCTGTCCATCGTCACTGCCCTGGTGGACAAAATAG ACATGAGGAAGCAAGTCATCCACCCTGACTGTGACATCAAGTTCACTGGTCACGTGACCTGGGTGGGGAAGACCTCCATCGAAGCCAAGATGCACATgtctcag TACCATGATGGGGCCTACACTCCAGTTCTGGATGCTACATTTGTTATGGTGGCCAGAGACCCTGAGAACAAGAG gGCAGCGTTTGTTAACCCTCTGAAACCAGAGGGGCCTGAGGAGGAGGAACTGTTTCAGCAGGGAGAGA TCAATAAGATGCGTCGTATAGAGCTGAGTACAGCGTCTCTACTGAAGGTGGCCCCTACTGCTGAGGAGAGGAAGATCGTACACAGCCTGTTCCTCAACACCCTGGACACCAA GACAGTGAGTTTCCGCAGCAGAGTTCTGCCTCCTAACTCCGTATGGATGGAGGACGCCAAAGTCAAAGGACTGGAGATCTGCCATccacag gagAGGAACATCTTTAACAGGATCTTTGGAGGGTTTCTGATGAGGAAAGCTTACGAGCTGGGCTGGGCTAACGCATGCGCCTACGG gggGTGTCGGCCTAACCTGATTGCCGTGGACGATATCCTCTTCCAGAAGCCTGTAGAAATTGGCTCCCTATTACTGCTCTcatcacag gtgTGTTACACAGAGGGGAACTACATTCAGGTCAGAGTTCATACAGAGGTCCTTGACCCCCTGACCCGGCATCACAACACCACTAACGTCTTCCACTTCACCTTCGTCACAGACAAAGACGTCCCCAACATAGTACCGCAGAGCTACGGAG agtCCATGTTGTACCTGGATGGGAAGAGACACTTTAACCAGACCCTGGAGTCTCAGTGA